In the Candidatus Delongbacteria bacterium genome, GTCCTCTACAACGAGCAGTCCCTGGGCTCGCTGTTTGTGGAGGCCGACATTCCGGCGGACATGCTGGCCCAGGCCCGCGAATACCGCGAGAAGATGCTGGAAGCCGTGTCCGACTACGACGACCATCTAATGGAGAAATTCCTGGACGGCGTCGAGATCCCGGTGGCCGAGGTCCAGGCGGCCGTCCGCAAGGCCACCATCGACCTGTCCATCGTCCCCGTCTTGTGCGGGAGCGCCTTCAAGAACAAGGGCGTGCAGCGTCTGCTGGACTGTGTCTGCGACTATCTGCCCAGCCCGCTGGACGTGCCCACGGTGTTCGGCCACAAGCCCGGCACCGACGTCCAGGTGGAGCGTCGCTGCGCGCTGGACGAACCCTTCGCCGCGCTGGCCTTCAAGATCCAGACCGATCCCTTCGTGGGCAAGCTGACCTACTTCCGCGTCTACAGCGGCAAGGTCGCCACGGGCGACGGCGTGCTGAACACGGGCACGGACAAGAAGGAGCGCATCGGCCGCCTGCTGCAGATGTCCGCCAACAAGCGCGAAGACATCGAGGAAGTGCACGCGGGCGACATCGCCGCCGTCATCGGGCTGAAGAAGGTCCGCACGGGTGACACGCTCTGCGACATCAATCACCCGGTGGTGCTGGAGCAGATCACCTTCCCCGAACCGGTGATCGCCATCGCCATCGAGCCCAAGTCCAAGGCCGACCAGGACAAGCTGTCCACGGCTCTGGAGAAGCTCTCCGAAGAGGATCCCACCTTCCAGGTCCGCACGGACAAGGACACGGGCCAGACCACCATCGCCGGCATGGGCGAGTTGCATCTGGAAATCCTCATCGACCGGATGAAGAAGGAATTCAAGGTGGAAGCCAACGTGGGCGCCCCGATGGTGGCCTACAAGGAATCCATCACGAAGTCCGCCGAGAGCAACATGCGCTTCGTCCGGCAGACGGGCGGCCACGGGCAGTTCGCCCACGTGGTCATCCGCGTGGAGCCGGGGGAGCCGGGAACCGGGTATACTTTCGAAGACAAGATTGTGGGTGGTGTGATTCCGCGGGAGTACATCAATCCGACTTCGCACGGAATCCAGGAGGC is a window encoding:
- the fusA gene encoding elongation factor G, producing the protein MSFTETLLKTRNIGIMAHIDAGKTTTTERILYYTGKVHRMGEVHDGAAVMDWMEQERARGITITSASISTSWNEHHINIIDTPGHVDFTAEVERSLRILDGAVALFCAVGGVEPQSETVWRQADKYRVPRLAFVNKMDRTGADFYAVMEGMRNRLGANPVPLQIPIGAGDLFTGLIDLITMRAVLYNEQSLGSLFVEADIPADMLAQAREYREKMLEAVSDYDDHLMEKFLDGVEIPVAEVQAAVRKATIDLSIVPVLCGSAFKNKGVQRLLDCVCDYLPSPLDVPTVFGHKPGTDVQVERRCALDEPFAALAFKIQTDPFVGKLTYFRVYSGKVATGDGVLNTGTDKKERIGRLLQMSANKREDIEEVHAGDIAAVIGLKKVRTGDTLCDINHPVVLEQITFPEPVIAIAIEPKSKADQDKLSTALEKLSEEDPTFQVRTDKDTGQTTIAGMGELHLEILIDRMKKEFKVEANVGAPMVAYKESITKSAESNMRFVRQTGGHGQFAHVVIRVEPGEPGTGYTFEDKIVGGVIPREYINPTSHGIQEAMKNGVLAGYPMEDVKVTLYDGGFHDVDSSEMAFKIAGSMAFKEAANKAAPVLMEPIMRVEVVVHDDYMGDVMGNINSRRGRISGIEPRRDAQVVRANVPLAEMFGYATTLRSITQGRAVFSMEFSHYMQVPASLAEKILEKNSR